The Fulvivirga maritima genome segment CTTCTATACTAAAGGGAGAACCCGAACGAGGATATGAGCATCCATTGTCATCTTTTACTAATAAATAATAAAGCCCTGCATTCAGACTTTGCATATTAGCAGAAGCCGAAACTGACAGTGTATCTTCACGCAATGTTTGTTTATATTGATCCTGCCACGTTAAATAGTATGGGGCAGTACCTCCCTCAATTGTAGCAGTTACTGAACCATCTTCATCTCCTTTGCAGATAAGTGACGTGGATGACAATAAGGTATTTAGCCTGTCAGGTTGTGGCATAAAGACGGTATCGAATCCCTGGCATCCATAATAATCTTCCATCTTCACTTGATAGTATCCCGATATCAATTGTTCAAAAACAGCACTATCTACAGGACTTTCCGTTGCTCGTTGCTCATCAAAAGGAAACTCGAGATCTGGAGGGACATCTAAATGTGTTAGAGTATAATAGTAACTTTGTCCTTGATATGGCAATCCTTCCTTAGCCAGCAAGCCTACACTAGCAGTAGCGCTACCATAACAGCTGGCAGGCAATATATTTCTAGCATCCAGAATTATTTCATTAGGTTGAGTTAAAGAGGTTGTGGTGGTCAACTCACATCCATTCGGGTCTCTCATTAACACTTGATAGGTAGTATCTGCTTTTAAAGCGCCTATAAATGTTTCTTGTGACACGCCTTGCGTACTAGCCATCAAGTCTGCCCCTATGTATAACTGATAAGGTGTGGCCCCTCCACTTAAAGTGAAATTAAGGGTATCTGTACCTCCAAAACAACTTACATCATAGTACTCACTATTATCATTGGGATTATGATATTCATTTGCCGGAACCACCTGCACAAATTTTAATGGATCGGGGCGACTAAGAATAATATCTTCTGTTCCCTCATAAGCACAGTCATAACGATCAGTAATATCATAAGTATACACAATATTATCACCACTTCCATTTACGGGAGATAATGAGGTATAAACAGAATCATCCTTATATTCAGAAAATCCTTCGTTTGAGCTTAGATGAAATTCATAAGGACTGGTGCCCCCCTCACCTGATAATGTTATGATCCCGTCTTCCGACTCATAACAAGAAACTTCTGCCCCTCCCACATATTTATAGGTTTCAGCTGTGGCTGTAGGTAATGAAGAGGGCTGCTTTATCACTATATCTGTTTTTGAGTAACATTGGGTAGTGTTATTTTTATCTTTCACCTCTATATAAATAGGATATGATCCAGCGGCTAAATTCGAAAATATCACTGGACTACTCTCACTTATCTCCCCTATTGGATGATCATTTCCTCCGCGATCACTGTCCATGGTGATATATAATTCCCTATCATCATCGACTCTTTTAATGGATATGTAGCCTGAGTTATCTCCTTTACAAAGTACATGTTGGATATCAAAATACGCATTAGAGTACAATGGCTCTTCGTCTTTATTAAGTACACCATCTACTTCTTGCGGCACACCAATAATTGGAGGTGGTGGCGGCAAAATATCTACAGGTAAGCTGTTAGAGCTGTAATCAAGATTAGTTACATTGTCTTCATAAAAAATCTTTACCGAATAATACTTAGTAACATTTTCACTTACTTCAGGGGTTGGTATTTTAATGGCATAAAGGCCATGTGGTGAATCCTGAGTACTTGTAGCAATTAGATTCCATTTCAAATCATATATAGGCACATTATACTTACACCCTTCTTTGCTACAAATTCCCGTACAATCCAAGTCGCTATCTACATCTCCATGGGTTCTATCAATATTACATTGTAAACAAGCATCATCAACCTCATCAGAACATTGCTGATTCATCCTTTCTTCATATCCTATTACTATCTGTTCCCCTTTAACATTTTCATACCATTCTATTTTCTCAATTTTATCATCTATTATTGGGTAATTTCCAGGTTTCCAAAAAATATAATAATTGTAATCATAATCACTATCAGTTCCGCACACTACCCGGGAACCTGAAGGGTTGGGATTATCTTTATCATAATCCCCCTCGTAAGCAAATAGAGGAGCATGCATTACTGGAGGGGTGATGGTATATCTAATTTTAAAACTGTATTTATTATTTAATTCGGTCTCTGCTGAAGAAAAAGTAAACACCCCTGATCCCATATCTGCATCAATGCTAATTGATCGTTCAAAAACAGCATTAATATGATCATTATCATCTTGGCAACTCATACCAATGGAGTTACAATTACAATCGGATTGATACCTACTATCATCCTGACAATCCTTTTTCAAACCCCTCAAACCTTATATTAAAATCAAGACCTCCATTTTTAAGGTAAGAGTCGTCCTTATTGAAAATATTGTAAGGTAGTAATGGGCCTATTCGATTTCCTATTGAATTTTCAGCTTCAGTGATACAATTACCTTGAGGAAAATCATTAACTCCTATACTAACTCCGCCTCGATATAAATTATCATCCTCTTCTTTTAGTTTAGCCCAAATTTTCCAACGATACTCAAGTAATGAATCACCATCAGGGTCCCCAAAACCACAAACTTCTATTACTTCTAACTTAACCCTGTACTGCCCCTCCTCATAAGATTCCTGAGCTCTCACTTGAGTAAAGGCACATAGACTCAGTAAAAAGTGGAAAAAAATTAAGAAAGCTAGATTTATATAAGGTTTAGAGCAATCCTTAGAAAAGAGTTTTTTCATAAAAGCAAAAAAATAAACAACAAAACCAAATTTATAACTAAAAGAAGTAATCAATGAATCATTTAAATATTAAAACCCCAACCACATGACTAAACAATGCTTAAAATAAAATATAACAGAATCAGATCGCCTCTTATATTTATATTATATATTAGATTCAATATAAATATGCGAGGTGCTAAATAGGTAACCTCGATTAAAAAAGATTAATAATATATTCCTTAATTAAGTAATTTTATAATTATTCAAAACGGAAATAAAGCCAATAGCCCAAATCTCACACAGAATTAAGTTAACTTCCTTAAATTCAGCTAATAAATATAGTTTGAAGGAAAGTCGTGATAATAGGACAGAAAACTCTAACTAAATTTTTCTATTCTATTGTAAAATCCTCACATAAACTTAGACGCATAAGAAGTGGTTAATTCTACAATTGAGGTTATATGATATTATAGCAAACTGCTTAACCTAATAAACACCTCCCCAATTTCCATTCAAACCTACAGGCTGAATAAGGCTCTTTCCGTTCCTGCAATCGCCCCATTCAACCTAGCACAACAAGCCTTTTTACTTACCCGCCCACTCCCCTGGGTAAGTCAATACCCTTGTTTTTTTCCTCGCTCAGTTTCTATACAGTAATTCGGAACCTGCTCACATTTCTAACCGCAAAAATATATCACAATACAAAGCCTGTAAAGGGTATATAAACAGTGCCCTACTTAGCCCTTCCCTACTGCCCTTGACATACTTTGTATATTAATATGAACTGGCATTTAAGAAATGACGACTGATTCTCTGGAGCAGGTAAAAGATATGATTATACGACTTAGATATACCCTCCCCTTTTATGTGAGTGACCTGTTGGGGTGGCCACAGCAAGATGTACAAATGTATACATTTGGATCTTGACCTAACGGTAATTGGCCATGCTCGCAACTCGCATAGAGTGAATGAAACACACCTAAGTTTAATCTATCTATGATCTGTAAGAATTGGCATTACTCACTTTCATAAACACTGACAGCTTAGGCTTTAAATACCATTCCGAATTCTTTTTTGGAAATAATATTGGTTATTAATATTTACTCATGTTTTATTCAGTGTCAAAATGGCGGAATTGATTGGCTTGGTAAAACAGAGTTTTGTGAGACTTTTTAAAGTCCTACGCAATAACTTACACTATAGATATTAGAAGCTGCGGCACTCTTACCACTGAGAGGAGAATGGCGCAAAAGGTGCTGAGAGGTTCAATTTCTTCATAACGAGAACTTCTCCATTAGATTCTATTCCTTTAATTGTTTAATGCTCCATCTCGTTGCGTAGATCAGATAACGAAAAATGAAAACAATGCCTATTAAATAAATCGCGATCAAAATCATCATATCTTCAGTAACTCCTTTAAAAAATAAATTCTCTCGATTTTGTTTTAATTGATTTTCAAGGGTCTGAATATTAACCAAATACCTTTCGGATTCTTTATCGTTATGGATTTTTTCCAAAAACTGATCCTCTGAGCTGTTTACCTTATTATTATCTTTTAAATACTCATAAGTTTTTAGTGCTAAGGTTTGGTCTTTTAAATCGCCAATAAATTCAATACGACCAGGCATATCTACGGAAAAATTCTCCTTTATAAAATAATAAACTTTTAACCGGTACGGAAGGCTTTCAAAATCAATCAATTCGTCAATTTGCTTATTAATCTCTTCTCTATCTCTATAATTTGATCGATACAGTATATCCCATGACACAATCAGCATTATATATACAACACATGTTCCTATAATAAATAAGAATTCTCTTGCTATTATTTTTTTACTTCCTTTATTCATTAGAATAATTAGAGATTACAGTTTAGTGATTTTTAATCAAAATCTAAATGAATAGCAGCATTTTGTGAGACCTTTTATATAAAAAAAGCAGTCTTAATTTTGATCAATTAACTCCGTTAAGTTTTTCATAATCGTGAATCATTGATAGCCAAGACTCCCACTTTTTCTTAAGAAAAAGTTAAAAAGAACATGACTGGCCTCAAAAGGCTAGCAAGTTTTTCTAAGACTTTCCTACAATACGACTAATCTCTTTGTTATTCTGATATTATTTTTTTTCGTTAATACCAAATAATAGGCTCCAGTAGCGAGATCACTCGTCTTTATCCTACCCTTTTGTTCTTCAATAAAATATTGATAAACCTTCTGCCCTAAATTATTATAAATAATTATTTGATAAGGAGCTTGACAAGCGTCATTCATCGTAATTTCAATATTGCCTCTTGTAGGGTTCGGGTTAACCTGAACACTGGCTTCTGTGCCACATGGAATGTTGGGATTATCTGAAGGACTTAGAGTTTGAAATGTTGCTTGAATATAATTGGGAAGGTCTAATCCCACCCTGTTTTCATTCCATGCAAGTGATTTGACCGTTAAGTTACAAGAGCGCCCCAAACTGTTGGGATTATTAATGACCAAAAGTGAATTATGATTTACCGAAGCATTAGAACTCAAATTACCGGAACCATAAATCCTACCATCGGGCCCAATTTGTAAACTAATATTGGCTAACCCGAAATAATCTCTTACTGCAGGATTATTTCGAAGAAGGCCAACACGGGTGCTTTCTGGTGAGGTATCAGTTAAATTAAACTGATACAAGAAATCTCCGGCCCCTACCCCTTCATCCGAGTAGCCATGCAAATACAATAACTCACTATTTGGAGAAAAAGAAACACCGTATTGGAAAGCGTAATTACCCAAATCTTGTGGATTAGATATTTGGCCTGACACATCATCAAAATCGAATACCTGGAAAAGGCCAAGCCTTGTCTGATTAGCAGATCGCAAGTTTACAGCTAGTTTTTTACCGTTTGGAGAAGGCTTCATAT includes the following:
- a CDS encoding T9SS type A sorting domain-containing protein, translating into MSCQDDNDHINAVFERSISIDADMGSGVFTFSSAETELNNKYSFKIRYTITPPVMHAPLFAYEGDYDKDNPNPSGSRVVCGTDSDYDYNYYIFWKPGNYPIIDDKIEKIEWYENVKGEQIVIGYEERMNQQCSDEVDDACLQCNIDRTHGDVDSDLDCTGICSKEGCKYNVPIYDLKWNLIATSTQDSPHGLYAIKIPTPEVSENVTKYYSVKIFYEDNVTNLDYSSNSLPVDILPPPPPIIGVPQEVDGVLNKDEEPLYSNAYFDIQHVLCKGDNSGYISIKRVDDDRELYITMDSDRGGNDHPIGEISESSPVIFSNLAAGSYPIYIEVKDKNNTTQCYSKTDIVIKQPSSLPTATAETYKYVGGAEVSCYESEDGIITLSGEGGTSPYEFHLSSNEGFSEYKDDSVYTSLSPVNGSGDNIVYTYDITDRYDCAYEGTEDIILSRPDPLKFVQVVPANEYHNPNDNSEYYDVSCFGGTDTLNFTLSGGATPYQLYIGADLMASTQGVSQETFIGALKADTTYQVLMRDPNGCELTTTTSLTQPNEIILDARNILPASCYGSATASVGLLAKEGLPYQGQSYYYTLTHLDVPPDLEFPFDEQRATESPVDSAVFEQLISGYYQVKMEDYYGCQGFDTVFMPQPDRLNTLLSSTSLICKGDEDGSVTATIEGGTAPYYLTWQDQYKQTLREDTLSVSASANMQSLNAGLYYLLVKDDNGCSYPRSGSPFSIEEPALNFDLSYNQLQQATCFGSADGSITLQASGGWRNTPYKYGLIKDELQYENRVFSQLEAGDYQFYAEDARGCVDSLSIQIEDPEEMSVRLISLNDLLCSGAAEGSFTLEAQGGVPPYQYSIDQGSTWLEEGVFTDLVAGDYEVIVSDSYGNCPLTKQVHIYSPAPLTILPLEIMSTECLEEDGTVRVDISGGVPPYVYSWKNGDGIEISNDRDLSNAEAGRYQLSITDNNGCTKQEYFGIANTNAPEPIAVNVDDVSCYGLSDGVIDLELQPGDIATWPDGTQGIRKENLPEGLYLIQIENTEGCINFIEVVISAPMPFELLVDKREPSCYDGCDGSLEVSLQGGTPPYEFTWSGGVSGSGLYNLCSGSYQLDVVDANGCTFSEVILLEQPLPITPDLGGGSTVCEGQTVFLDAGYPGSDYSWVFEGEQIGTSQTLLADMPGRYEVVVTDMNGCTGTAEYELEISNEVLSAEYLVLSEAVAGDTVVLVNVSYPEPTTSEWQIPDEVISMEKYGYHQQVIFPEPGTYTITLNTQLGGCEASMSKEIIVTGASGETSKEEFGKNDDSIKSFTVYPNPNSGKFTANVMLTEVQPIILQFLRLQGQGEMAIEERKGAQEYDVSFDFDDLEPGIYFLILQSEDITKTLKIIIE
- a CDS encoding T9SS type A sorting domain-containing protein, giving the protein MILHEANNDIFKIYQIASSGISLIHNIHIGTSHKYILTELQGHMKPSPNGKKLAVNLRSANQTRLGLFQVFDFDDVSGQISNPQDLGNYAFQYGVSFSPNSELLYLHGYSDEGVGAGDFLYQFNLTDTSPESTRVGLLRNNPAVRDYFGLANISLQIGPDGRIYGSGNLSSNASVNHNSLLVINNPNSLGRSCNLTVKSLAWNENRVGLDLPNYIQATFQTLSPSDNPNIPCGTEASVQVNPNPTRGNIEITMNDACQAPYQIIIYNNLGQKVYQYFIEEQKGRIKTSDLATGAYYLVLTKKNNIRITKRLVVL